A genomic window from Candidatus Andeanibacterium colombiense includes:
- a CDS encoding type III pantothenate kinase — translation MLLAIDVGNTNVVFALFAKNEQGTRAIKARWRIATDPRRTGDEYAVWLLQLMQIEKLAREDVTQVIVSTVVPRALHNLQVLASKYFGVEALVAGERRAAWDFEIDVDEPGSLGADRAVNAIAAHAKYAGDLIVVDFGTATTFDVIDFNGAYKGGIIAPGVNLSLEALVGNTAKLPRIAIEAPASGSVIGRNTESQMLIGIFWGYVAMIEGLITKLRAEIGRPAKVVATGGLALLFDRHTRIFDAVDADLTLDGLAIIAERAGTA, via the coding sequence ATGTTGCTCGCGATCGATGTCGGCAACACCAATGTGGTGTTCGCGCTGTTCGCCAAAAACGAACAGGGCACGCGCGCAATCAAGGCGCGCTGGCGCATCGCGACTGACCCGCGCCGCACCGGCGACGAATATGCGGTGTGGCTGCTCCAGCTGATGCAGATCGAGAAACTAGCGCGAGAGGACGTGACGCAGGTGATCGTCTCGACGGTGGTTCCCCGCGCGCTGCACAATCTGCAGGTGCTCGCGAGCAAGTATTTCGGGGTCGAAGCGCTGGTCGCGGGCGAGCGCCGGGCTGCGTGGGATTTCGAGATCGACGTCGATGAGCCGGGCTCGCTCGGCGCCGACCGCGCGGTCAACGCGATCGCCGCGCATGCCAAATATGCGGGCGACCTGATCGTGGTGGATTTCGGTACCGCGACGACTTTCGACGTGATCGACTTCAACGGCGCCTACAAGGGCGGGATCATCGCCCCCGGGGTCAATCTTTCGCTTGAAGCCCTGGTCGGGAACACCGCCAAGCTGCCGCGTATCGCGATCGAAGCCCCGGCTTCGGGCAGCGTGATCGGCCGCAACACCGAAAGCCAGATGCTGATCGGCATCTTCTGGGGCTATGTCGCGATGATTGAGGGCCTGATCACGAAATTGCGCGCCGAGATCGGCCGCCCGGCGAAGGTCGTCGCCACTGGCGGGCTTGCGCTATTGTTCGACCGACACACACGGATTTTCGATGCAGTCGATGCGGATCTTACGCTCGATGGACTGGCGATCATCGCCGAGAGAGCAGGTACCGCTTGA
- a CDS encoding ribonuclease J, with protein sequence MKKDFTPERELLFLALGGSGEIGMNVNLYGCDGKWLMVDLGMSFGANEYPGTELVFADPAFIEERLDDLIGIVLTHGHEDHIGAIPYFAADFGVPLYATPFTADLITRKLDEAGITDRVELNVVEDLDPFDLGPFEISYIPLAHSIAEGHALLIDTPYGRIFHTGDWKLDDEPLVGIPATAEELTKLGDQGILAMVCDSTNVFNPEASGSEGEVYRGLLKEAGRHAGKRLVVTTFASNVARLHTLGEVAKATGRELCVAGRSLDRIIEVGKANGYFTDLPPVIDFDRAMKLPRGKVLIVATGGQGEPRAALARMAEGEHPIELAEGDVVLFSSRQIPGNEIAIGRIQNVFAQKGIVMVTDRQSPIHVSGHPGRPELEALYSWIRPEILVPVHGEIRHMAEQGRLGAKSGIPKQVVQKNGDIVRLAPGKPGKIAETHTGRLILDGDIIVPADGDAITMRRRMARDGVVIVVLGSQGEISVQGIGLPLDEDYDAFVKEAVGDVRDALKRLRKRDDSEIRETARLAARRAALRWSGKKPQTRVILAGD encoded by the coding sequence TTGAAGAAAGATTTCACACCCGAAAGGGAATTGCTGTTTCTCGCGCTCGGTGGATCGGGGGAAATCGGCATGAACGTCAACCTCTACGGGTGCGACGGGAAGTGGCTGATGGTCGATCTCGGGATGAGTTTCGGCGCTAACGAATATCCGGGTACCGAACTGGTATTCGCTGATCCCGCCTTCATCGAAGAGCGGCTCGACGATCTGATCGGCATCGTCCTCACCCACGGGCACGAAGACCATATCGGCGCGATTCCCTATTTCGCGGCCGATTTCGGCGTGCCGCTTTACGCCACCCCGTTCACCGCGGACCTGATCACCCGCAAGCTCGACGAGGCCGGGATCACCGATCGGGTCGAGCTGAACGTGGTCGAGGACCTCGATCCCTTCGATCTCGGGCCGTTCGAGATCTCCTACATTCCGCTCGCCCACTCGATCGCCGAAGGCCACGCGCTGCTGATCGACACGCCCTACGGCCGGATATTCCATACCGGCGACTGGAAGCTTGATGACGAGCCGCTGGTCGGCATTCCGGCTACCGCCGAGGAGCTGACCAAGCTCGGCGACCAGGGCATTCTCGCGATGGTGTGCGATTCGACCAATGTCTTCAATCCCGAGGCTTCGGGATCGGAAGGCGAGGTCTATCGCGGGCTTCTGAAAGAGGCAGGGCGGCATGCCGGCAAGCGCCTGGTCGTGACGACCTTCGCCAGCAACGTCGCGCGGCTGCATACGCTCGGCGAGGTTGCCAAGGCAACCGGGCGCGAATTATGCGTCGCAGGGCGCTCGCTCGACCGGATCATCGAGGTCGGTAAGGCCAATGGCTATTTCACCGATCTTCCGCCGGTCATCGATTTCGACCGCGCGATGAAACTGCCGCGCGGCAAGGTGCTGATCGTCGCGACCGGCGGGCAGGGCGAGCCGCGCGCGGCGCTCGCGCGCATGGCCGAAGGCGAACATCCGATCGAACTGGCCGAGGGCGATGTCGTGCTGTTTTCCAGCCGCCAGATCCCCGGCAACGAAATCGCGATCGGGCGCATTCAGAACGTCTTCGCGCAAAAGGGCATCGTGATGGTGACCGATCGGCAGAGCCCGATCCACGTCTCCGGCCATCCGGGACGGCCGGAGCTCGAAGCGCTCTACAGCTGGATCCGGCCAGAGATCCTCGTGCCGGTCCACGGCGAGATCCGCCACATGGCGGAACAGGGCCGGCTTGGCGCGAAGAGCGGCATTCCGAAACAGGTGGTTCAGAAGAACGGCGACATCGTCCGCCTCGCACCCGGAAAGCCCGGCAAGATCGCCGAGACCCACACCGGCCGCCTGATCCTTGATGGCGACATCATCGTTCCAGCCGATGGCGACGCAATCACCATGCGCCGCCGGATGGCGCGTGACGGTGTGGTGATCGTGGTGCTCGGATCCCAGGGGGAAATCTCGGTGCAAGGCATCGGCCTGCCGCTGGACGAGGATTACGATGCCTTCGTCAAGGAGGCGGTCGGCGATGTCCGCGACGCGCTCAAACGGCTGCGCAAACGCGACGACAGCGAAATCCGTGAAACTGCCCGGCTTGCCGCCCGCCGCGCCGCATTGCGCTGGAGCGGCAAGAAGCCCCAGACACGCGTAATCCTGGCGGGAGACTGA
- a CDS encoding DUF1467 family protein has product MRWTSMVAIYALFWVVSAFILLPFGVKTHDEAGIPKIPGQADSAPANFEPRKIAIRATFLGAVLCALYIANYSYGWITASDLNLYGDAPGYSGKADLGPT; this is encoded by the coding sequence ATGAGATGGACCTCGATGGTCGCGATCTATGCACTGTTCTGGGTCGTTTCAGCGTTCATCCTGCTGCCCTTCGGCGTGAAGACTCACGACGAGGCCGGCATTCCGAAGATCCCGGGCCAGGCCGACAGCGCTCCCGCCAATTTCGAACCCCGCAAGATCGCGATCCGCGCGACATTCCTCGGCGCGGTTCTATGCGCGCTCTATATCGCCAACTACTCCTATGGCTGGATCACCGCGAGCGACCTGAACCTGTACGGCGACGCGCCCGGCTATTCCGGCAAGGCCGATCTGGGCCCCACCTAA
- a CDS encoding ATPase, translated as MNGASQIAAVGPGETSAAPHGQTAEAVPEPAFELEETYAEEERERRNFGWIVPMLAVLAILGWTVFFGFAHQTLLRTGITPGEASELIEKWAVPVLLVIGLWLLAMRSSRREVVRFDRVARTLNDESALLETRLVTVNRELSLAREFLAAQSRDLESLGRVASERLSENAERMSAMIHANGAQIDAIASVSATALENMDKLRGELPVVANSARDVASQIGNAGRTAHGQLEELVSGFHRLNTFGEASKRQVEALRTRLDTAMTELDAHSARLGETEERALAGLYERLNALHRESESFAATLETGRGEALHKWETAICGLRERLTQALDEVSEIDAAALERSRARLLALRDEAVEVDQAMTGQVDSFLAGVEQRRSAHHAQMAEIGETLDARLASLQQIDEALQSLAANGTHVGGELSQAIDQLAAKLATNKNVLDATDAAVYSLTHSSVRLLELIQAGSQHSREQLPAAIAAAENRLGEFEARSLTLGTMLNEAAEKGATLAGHVAAAEAGSAAAIERIETLHASLGAQDAAHAERIETMRSSLAALGQESAALSERVGERLTEAVDRLRGALREALDRLGSDDGETLDALAARIGKQSAEAIERAIHLSASEAIGELEQGAAHASGVGREAARQLRDQLAKVNELAGNLESRVARARERAEEQVDGDFARRVALITESLNSNSIDIAKALSNDVTDTAWASYLRGDRGIFTRRAVRLLDNSEAREVAEIYDRDHDFREHVSRYIHDFEGMLRTMLSTRDGHALGVTLLSSDMGKLYVALAQAIERLRS; from the coding sequence ATGAATGGGGCATCTCAGATCGCCGCAGTCGGCCCGGGGGAAACCTCCGCCGCGCCGCATGGCCAAACCGCCGAAGCCGTGCCGGAGCCGGCCTTCGAACTCGAAGAAACCTACGCCGAGGAAGAGCGCGAAAGGCGCAATTTCGGCTGGATCGTGCCCATGCTGGCGGTGCTGGCAATCCTTGGCTGGACTGTGTTCTTCGGCTTCGCTCACCAGACTTTGCTGCGCACGGGAATCACGCCCGGCGAAGCGAGCGAACTGATCGAGAAATGGGCCGTTCCGGTGCTGCTGGTGATCGGCCTATGGCTGCTGGCGATGCGTTCGAGCCGGCGCGAGGTTGTGCGCTTCGACCGGGTTGCCCGGACGCTCAACGATGAAAGCGCACTGCTCGAAACGCGGCTGGTGACGGTCAACCGCGAGCTGAGCCTCGCGCGCGAGTTCCTCGCCGCCCAGTCGCGCGATCTCGAATCGCTCGGCCGGGTCGCCAGCGAGCGCCTGTCCGAAAATGCCGAGCGCATGTCCGCAATGATCCACGCGAACGGCGCCCAGATTGATGCAATCGCAAGTGTGAGCGCCACCGCGCTCGAAAACATGGACAAATTGCGTGGCGAGCTGCCGGTCGTGGCCAATTCGGCGCGCGACGTCGCGAGCCAGATCGGCAACGCCGGACGTACTGCCCACGGCCAGCTGGAAGAGCTGGTCAGCGGCTTTCACCGGCTCAACACCTTCGGCGAGGCCAGCAAGCGGCAGGTGGAGGCCCTGCGCACGCGACTCGACACCGCAATGACCGAGCTGGACGCGCATTCCGCCCGGCTCGGCGAAACAGAGGAGCGTGCCCTCGCGGGTTTATACGAACGGCTTAATGCGCTTCACCGCGAAAGCGAATCCTTCGCCGCCACGCTCGAAACCGGCCGCGGCGAAGCGCTCCACAAGTGGGAAACCGCGATCTGCGGGCTGCGTGAGCGGCTAACCCAGGCGCTCGACGAAGTGAGCGAGATCGACGCCGCCGCGCTTGAGCGCAGCCGTGCGCGACTGTTGGCCCTGCGCGACGAGGCAGTGGAGGTCGATCAGGCGATGACCGGGCAGGTCGATAGTTTCCTGGCCGGGGTGGAGCAGCGCCGCAGCGCGCACCACGCGCAAATGGCGGAGATCGGCGAGACGCTGGATGCGCGGCTCGCCAGCCTGCAGCAGATCGACGAGGCGCTGCAGTCGCTTGCGGCGAACGGCACGCATGTCGGCGGCGAGCTGTCGCAGGCGATCGACCAGCTCGCGGCGAAACTGGCCACGAACAAGAATGTGCTCGATGCCACCGATGCGGCTGTCTACAGCCTCACCCATTCGAGCGTGAGGCTGCTCGAGCTGATCCAAGCAGGATCACAGCATAGCCGCGAACAGTTGCCGGCGGCAATCGCGGCGGCCGAAAACCGGCTCGGTGAATTTGAAGCCCGCTCGCTTACGCTCGGCACCATGCTGAACGAGGCGGCCGAGAAAGGCGCGACGCTGGCCGGCCATGTCGCGGCGGCCGAGGCTGGGAGCGCCGCGGCCATCGAACGGATCGAAACGCTCCATGCCAGTCTCGGCGCGCAGGATGCTGCCCATGCCGAACGCATCGAAACCATGCGGTCCTCCCTCGCCGCACTCGGCCAAGAAAGCGCCGCGCTGTCCGAACGCGTCGGCGAGCGTCTGACCGAAGCGGTCGATCGGCTGCGGGGCGCCTTGCGCGAGGCGCTGGACCGGCTCGGGAGTGACGACGGCGAAACGCTCGATGCGCTCGCCGCGAGAATCGGCAAGCAAAGCGCCGAAGCGATCGAGCGCGCGATCCATCTTAGCGCCAGCGAGGCGATCGGCGAGTTGGAACAGGGAGCAGCCCATGCCAGCGGCGTGGGCCGCGAGGCCGCGCGTCAGTTGCGCGATCAGCTTGCCAAGGTCAACGAACTCGCCGGCAATCTCGAAAGCCGGGTAGCTCGCGCACGCGAGCGGGCGGAGGAGCAGGTCGACGGCGATTTCGCGCGCCGGGTCGCGCTGATCACCGAGAGCCTCAATTCGAACTCGATCGACATCGCCAAGGCCCTGTCGAACGACGTCACCGATACCGCATGGGCATCATATTTGCGCGGCGACCGTGGCATCTTCACCCGCCGGGCGGTGCGCCTGCTCGATAACTCCGAAGCGCGCGAAGTCGCCGAGATTTACGATCGGGACCACGATTTCCGCGAGCATGTCAGCCGCTACATCCACGATTTCGAGGGGATGCTGCGGACCATGCTCTCGACGCGCGACGGCCATGCGCTCGGCGTCACCCTGCTTTCGTCGGATATGGGCAAGCTCTATGTCGCGCTGGCCCAGGCTATCGAGCGGCTGCGCAGTTAG
- a CDS encoding Hpt domain-containing protein, giving the protein MAYENGALDATLAAAAGDDSALLTELRTAFAESLGHHVDLLRRSRCDGNWNVAAMRLKGLAASFHAEGLIGLAEEALESAPGEPVVIRKLERFLAAFNRSES; this is encoded by the coding sequence ATGGCTTATGAAAACGGTGCCCTGGACGCGACTTTGGCGGCAGCGGCGGGGGACGATTCTGCATTGTTGACGGAGCTTCGCACAGCATTCGCCGAAAGCCTCGGCCATCACGTCGATCTGCTGCGCCGCTCGCGCTGCGACGGCAACTGGAATGTCGCGGCAATGCGGCTCAAGGGGCTGGCAGCAAGCTTCCACGCGGAGGGCTTGATCGGCCTGGCCGAGGAGGCTCTCGAATCCGCCCCAGGGGAGCCGGTGGTGATTCGCAAGCTCGAACGCTTCCTCGCTGCGTTCAATCGGTCGGAAAGCTGA
- a CDS encoding HAMP domain-containing sensor histidine kinase, translating to MAAGPYLACARSDADDRLVEAEEPLAGMQLRSGGELPGTIATPALLELVRKARRFGLKLARPIQAQDEREIVTAWVEVTPNEDGSGGCEIGLANWQAVPLPPEDSAAFAQLRSEIDRELAELTARLDPAQGVLSVDSASPELQPLVQRMRAGIGRPWTDFIEVAGSQHHQPLHWRLLDGAKVTLPGSAREWKACLLPLGGPEPGSAGFELHLTAEQPPAVQQAPVAVPAQRAAGAAIGRDVAPVLRQPIARIIANAETIRTRLAGPLAEEYSNYAADIATAGQHLLALIDDLSDLEVVEAQEFTTAPDRIDLADVARRAVGILGVRAQERGISIDAPDHGETLPAIGEFRRVLQVLLNLIGNAIRYSPEGSQIWVRLDSANGKACVTIADQGQGLSAEQQAKVFEKFERLGRSGDGGSGLGLYISRRLARAMGGELSVESAPGKGARFTLSLPAQTRN from the coding sequence ATGGCCGCCGGCCCCTATCTCGCGTGCGCGCGCAGCGACGCGGACGACCGGCTGGTCGAGGCCGAGGAGCCGCTTGCCGGCATGCAGCTACGCAGCGGTGGGGAACTGCCCGGGACGATCGCAACGCCGGCTTTGCTCGAACTGGTGCGCAAGGCCCGCCGCTTCGGGCTCAAACTCGCGCGTCCGATCCAGGCGCAGGACGAGCGGGAGATCGTCACGGCCTGGGTCGAGGTGACGCCCAACGAGGACGGCAGCGGTGGCTGCGAGATCGGGCTTGCCAACTGGCAGGCGGTGCCGCTTCCGCCGGAGGATTCGGCAGCTTTCGCCCAATTGCGTAGCGAGATCGACCGCGAACTGGCGGAACTGACCGCTCGGCTCGATCCGGCGCAGGGCGTGCTTTCGGTCGATAGCGCTTCGCCCGAACTCCAGCCCCTGGTCCAGCGGATGCGTGCAGGGATCGGGCGGCCGTGGACCGATTTTATCGAGGTCGCCGGCAGCCAGCACCATCAGCCGCTCCACTGGCGGCTGCTCGACGGTGCGAAGGTCACTCTGCCCGGGTCGGCCCGCGAATGGAAAGCGTGCCTGCTGCCGCTGGGTGGCCCGGAACCCGGATCGGCCGGATTCGAACTGCATCTTACCGCGGAGCAGCCGCCGGCTGTGCAGCAGGCACCGGTAGCCGTTCCGGCGCAGCGAGCAGCGGGCGCCGCGATCGGCCGCGATGTCGCGCCGGTGCTACGCCAGCCCATCGCGCGGATCATCGCCAATGCCGAGACCATCCGCACCCGCCTGGCCGGGCCGTTGGCCGAGGAATACAGCAATTACGCGGCGGATATCGCCACTGCCGGACAGCACCTGCTGGCCTTGATCGACGACCTCTCGGATCTCGAAGTAGTCGAAGCGCAGGAATTTACGACCGCGCCCGACCGGATTGACCTTGCCGACGTCGCCCGGCGCGCGGTCGGCATCCTCGGGGTGCGGGCGCAGGAACGCGGCATTTCGATCGATGCGCCCGATCACGGCGAGACCCTGCCTGCGATCGGTGAATTCCGCCGGGTGCTGCAGGTGCTGCTGAATTTGATCGGCAATGCGATCCGCTACAGCCCGGAAGGCTCGCAAATCTGGGTGAGGCTTGATAGCGCCAATGGCAAGGCCTGCGTCACTATCGCCGACCAGGGCCAGGGGCTCAGCGCCGAGCAGCAGGCCAAGGTGTTCGAGAAATTCGAGCGGCTCGGGCGCAGCGGCGATGGCGGTTCCGGTCTCGGACTCTATATCTCGCGCCGGTTGGCGCGCGCGATGGGCGGTGAATTGTCGGTCGAGAGCGCGCCCGGCAAGGGCGCTCGCTTTACCCTCAGCCTGCCGGCCCAGACCCGTAATTGA
- a CDS encoding citrate synthase, with translation MADKTATLTVGDNSYEFPVLEGSVGPDVFDIRKLYGAAHMFTYDPGFTSTASCESALTYIDGEEGVLLHRGYPIGQLAESSSFMEVSYLLLNGELPNQTELTNFENTITRHTMLHEQLATFYRGFRRDAHPMAVMCGVVGALSAFYHDSVDIADPEHRRISSHRLIAKMPTIAAAAYKYSVGQPMMYPDNSLSYTGNFLRMTFGVPAEPYEVNPVVEKAMDRIFILHADHEQNASTSTVRLAGSSGANPFACIAAGIACLWGPAHGGANEAALNMLREIGTPDKIPHYIERAKDKNDPFRLMGFGHRVYKNYDPRATVMQKTVREVFEAMKVSDPLFETALRLEEIALSDPYFIEKKLFPNVDFYSGIILSAIGFPTTMFTALFALARTVGWVAHWNEMISDPGQKIGRPRQLYTGPTERDYVELGKR, from the coding sequence GGACAACAGCTACGAATTCCCGGTGCTGGAAGGCAGTGTCGGGCCGGACGTGTTCGATATCCGCAAGCTTTACGGCGCGGCGCATATGTTCACCTACGATCCGGGCTTTACCTCCACCGCATCGTGCGAAAGCGCCCTCACCTATATCGACGGTGAGGAAGGCGTGCTGCTTCACCGCGGCTACCCGATCGGCCAGCTGGCCGAGAGCTCCAGCTTCATGGAAGTCTCCTATCTCCTCCTGAACGGCGAACTGCCGAACCAGACGGAGCTGACGAATTTCGAGAACACGATCACCCGCCACACGATGCTGCACGAACAGCTCGCGACCTTCTACCGCGGCTTCCGCCGCGATGCGCACCCGATGGCGGTAATGTGCGGCGTGGTCGGCGCGCTTTCGGCCTTCTACCACGACAGCGTCGATATTGCCGATCCGGAACACCGCCGGATCAGCTCGCACCGCCTGATCGCGAAGATGCCGACGATCGCCGCGGCCGCTTACAAATATTCGGTCGGCCAGCCGATGATGTATCCGGACAATTCGCTGTCATACACCGGCAATTTCCTGCGCATGACCTTCGGCGTCCCGGCCGAGCCTTACGAGGTCAATCCGGTGGTCGAAAAGGCGATGGATCGGATCTTCATTCTCCACGCAGATCACGAACAAAACGCTTCGACCTCGACCGTCCGGCTCGCCGGTTCGTCGGGCGCCAACCCCTTTGCCTGCATCGCGGCCGGCATCGCCTGCCTGTGGGGTCCGGCGCATGGCGGCGCGAACGAGGCCGCGCTCAACATGCTGCGCGAGATCGGCACGCCCGATAAGATTCCGCACTATATCGAGCGCGCGAAGGACAAGAACGATCCGTTCCGCCTGATGGGTTTCGGCCACCGCGTGTACAAGAACTACGATCCGCGCGCGACGGTGATGCAGAAGACCGTGCGCGAGGTGTTCGAGGCGATGAAGGTCAGCGACCCGCTGTTCGAAACAGCGCTGCGGCTGGAAGAGATCGCGCTGAGCGATCCCTATTTCATCGAAAAGAAGCTGTTCCCGAATGTCGATTTCTATTCGGGCATCATCCTCTCGGCGATCGGCTTCCCGACCACCATGTTCACCGCGCTGTTTGCCCTCGCCCGCACCGTCGGCTGGGTCGCACATTGGAACGAGATGATCAGCGATCCAGGCCAGAAGATCGGCCGTCCGCGCCAGCTCTACACCGGCCCGACCGAGCGCGATTACGTGGAACTCGGCAAGAGGTGA